The Hymenobacter sp. DG01 sequence AATTTATTGACCAGGAGCGTACTAGCTACGCGGTTGAGTTGCTCTGCCGGATGCTGCAGGTGTCCGCCAGCCGCTACTATGCCTGGCGCAAGCAGCAGCAGCCCACCCCGGCTCAGCCGACGGCAGCGAACTGGGAAGAGGCGCTGAAAGAAGCCTTCGGCCAGCACAAACGTTGCTACGGCACCCGCCGCTTACGGGTCGAGCTGCAAGCCCAGGGCCACTGCGTGGGCCGCCAGCGCCTGCGCTCGGCCATGCGGCGGCATGGGCTGCGGGCCTTGCAGCCCCGCGCCTACACCCCGCGCACCACCGATTCGACCCACGGGCTGCGCTGCGCGCCCAACCGGCTGCTCGACCAGCCCAAGCCAACCACGCCTAACCGGGTCTGGGTCAGCGATATCACCTACCTGCCGCTGGCCTCGGGGCAATGGGCCTACCTGTGCGCCTTTCAGGACGCCTGTACCCGGCAGGTGGTCGGGTGGCGGGTGCTCGATACGATGCCCGAAGAGCTGGTCACCAGTGCCTTACGCCAAGCCCTGCTGGCCCGTCGGCCCGCCCCCGGCCTGGTGGTGCACTCGGACCGCGGCGGGCAGTACTGCGCCAACACCTACCGCGCCCTGCTCGACCAGTACGGCTGTCAGCGCTCGCAGAGCCGCCGCGCCGAATGCCTGGACAACGCGCAGGCCGAGAGCCTGTGGTCGCGGCTCAAAACTGAGGAGCTGGGGCCGCGCGAGTGGCCCGTGTTCCGCGACTTAGCCGACGCGCAGCACAGCGTGGCCACTTATTTCGACTACTACAACCACGAGCGCCGGCATTCAGCACTCGCGTATCAGACCCCGCAAACCTTTTACCTCCAACAACTTAAAAATACCGCCCTATTCTCTACGCTCTAACTGGACCACCTCACTCCTCCTGCCTCACTCAAAAGAAAGCCCGATTTCCAGAGCAGAAATCGGGCTTTCTTATATACTACATTGCCTATACTTAGCTGGCAATAGCACCGGCACTGTAATAGCCAGCATGAAAAAGCTCCGGTGGCTACCATCCGTCCGTGCGTGTGCTGCGTGGTCTGATATGCCAAACCCTACCCCCTAGTACGGTGTCTTTAGCCTGCTTCCATCGTTTTGCAGGGAACAGCCCAGCAGGAAAAATCCGCCGCTTAACTCTGACCGCGTTGATGGAAAACCGGTTACTTTTCCATTCGTTACGAGCCTCTTTCGCCAAGCTATGAGAAACATACTACCCCTGATTGTGAGCGTTGTGTTACTGGGTGCAAGTAGTGCAGTTGCCCAAAAGGCGCCAACTGAAGCCCCCAAAGGCTTCGATCAGCCAAGAATGGGTATAGCTACCGGTAGTATAGACAGCATCAGCTACCCCTCCAAAACAGTGGGCACGGTGCGTAAGGCGCTGGTGTACACGCCGCCGGGCTATTCCAAGAAGAAAAAGTATCCGGTGCTCTACCTGCTTCACGGCATTGGGGGCGACGAAAAGGAATGGCTTAAAGGGGGGCACCCGCAGGTGATTCTCGACAACCTATACGCGGCCGGCAAGCTCAAGCCCATGCTGGTGGTAATGCCCAACGGCCGGGCCATGAAAGATGACCGGCCCGTCGGGAATATCTACGGCCCGGAGAAGGTGGCTGCTTTCGCCAACTTTGAAAAAGACCTGCTGACGGACCTGATTCCTTTCATAGAAAAGAGGTACCCGGTTCTCACCAACCGCGAAAACCGGGCTATTGCCGGGTTGTCGATGGGCGGCGGGCAGTCGTTGAACTTCGGGCTGGGCAACCTGGATAAGTTTGCCTGGGTAGGCGGCTTTTCCTCGGCCCCGAATACCAAACTGCCCGAGCAGCTCCTACCCGACCCCACCAAAGCCACAAAGCAGCTCAAGCTCCTCTGGATTTCCTGCGGCGACCAGGACGGCCTGCTGCCCGTCAGCCAACGCACCCACGACTACCTCTACGAGCACCGCGTGCCGCACGTGTACTACCTGGAGGCTGGCGGGCACGATTTCAAGGTCTGGAAGAATGGGCTGTACATGTTTTCGCAGCAGCTGTTCAAGCCCGTTGATGTGGCGGCACTGCCCACCTTCACCGTGCTTGGCACCCCGGCCGCTACCAACGTGCGCAACGCCAAGTACCCCCAGATTCTGCCCGACAATCGCGCTGTGTTTCGCCTGAAAGCCCCCGGCGTGCAGCGCGCCCAACTGGACCTAGGCCGCAAATACGACATGGTGAAAGACAGCGCCGGCACCTGGACCGTGACCACCGACACGCTGAGCCGGGGCCTGCACTACTACTCGCTGGTACTCGATGGTCTGGCCGTAGCCGACCCCGCCAGCGAAACCTTCTACGGAATGGGACGCATGGCCAGTGGTATTGAGGTTCCCGGCCGCGGCACCAGCTTTTACGCCCAGAAAGACATGCCGCATGGCGAGGTGCGACTCAGGCGCTTCTACTCAACGGTTACCAACTCGTGGCGGCAGATGTACGTGTACACGCCGGCTGGCTACGATACCAACACCGCCACGAAGTACCCGGTACTGTATCTGCTGCACGGTGGCGGCGAAGACGAAACTGGCTGGGCCCGGCAGGGCAAAGCCGATATAATTCTCGACAATCTGATTGCCGCCCAGAAAACGAAGCCCATGCTGGTAGTGATGCTGGATGGAAATATGGGCGGCCCAGGTGGCCCGGCGGGCTTCGGCGAGGGTACCCTGAAAAGGTTTGAAGACGAGCTGAAGAAAACTGTGCTGCCGGTGGTGGAAAGCAACTACCGGGTAGCTCCCGGAGCCCAGAGCCGGGCCCTGGCGGGCTTGTCGATGGGGGGCCTGCAAACCCTCTACGCCGGCATGAAGAACACTGATATGTTCGCCCACCTCGGCGTGTTCAGCTCGGGCTTTTTCGCCAACAATCCGGCCCTGTCAGACCCGCAGTATGCGTTTATGAAGGCCAATACCAGCACCATCAACACCAACCTGAAACAGCTGTGGCTCTCCATGGGCGGACCGGCCGATATTGCCTACGCCAACAACAAGGTAATGCGGGCCAAGCTGGATGAGTTGGGTATTAAGTATGTGTACAGCGAGTACCCTGGCGGCCACACCTGGCCCGTGTGGCGCCACGATTTATACCAGTTTGCCCAAGGGTTATTCTAGGCTACTCTGTCTGTTTTCCTACCCTATTACTTTGGTTCGATGAAGAATACCTGGCTTGGAGCCCTGCTGCTGACCTTCGGGGCTTACCTGCCTGTGCAGGCACAGAATCCAATCATTAAGGGTGTGTTTACGGCTGACCCGGCCCCGCTGGTGTACCGCGACACCCTATTTCTGTACACCAGCCACGATACGGCTTCGGTGCAGGAAACCAACTATAAAATGCCCGACTGGCGGATCTACTCCACTACTGATATGGTGCACTGGAAAGATTACGGCACCCGCCTCTCGCCCCGCACTTTTGCCTGGGCTACCGGCGATGCCTACGCGGCACAGTGCGTGTATCGGAATGGCAAGTTCTACTGGTTTGTCTCTACCTTTCACAAGAAAGACGATAACAGCCAGGGTGGTGCGGCCATCGGCGTAGCCGTGTCGGATAGGCCAACGGGACCTTTCAGGGATGCCATCGGCAAGGCACTCATCGTCAATGAGATGACCAAGGACAAGCCCCACGCCTGGGACGACATCGACCCCACCGTGTTTATATATGACGACCAGCAGGCCTACCTGTACTGGGGCAACGGCAGCTGCCGATGGGCGAAGCTCAAGGATAACATGACCGAGCTAGCGGGCCCTATCACGGTGCTTACGCCCAAAAACTACATTGAAGGCCCGTGGGTGTACAAGCGCAAAAACCTGTACTACCTGGTATATGCCAGTGAAGGCACCAAGCCCGAAATGATTGAATACTGCACGGCCCCTAGTGCTACTGGCCCCTGGACGTACCGGGGCATTCTCCAGGAAAACGTACCGAACAGCTTTACTACGCACCCCGGCATCATCGATTACAAAGGCAAAAGCTACTTTTTCTACCACAACGGAACCTTGCCCACGGGTGGCAGCTACCGCCGCTCCATCTGCGTAGACTATCTGAACTATAATCCCGACGGCACTATCCAGAAAATTGTACAGACGGTCAATGGGGTGGCCCCCGTTAAGTAGAGGCGGCTGTTTCCGGGTCAGCGTGCTGATTTTGGGAGTTCTGGTGAGGCTACTCTAATGCGTTATCTATACGCATGTAAACTCCCCTCTTTGTTCCTATTGACCTAAACGAACGATGCCCGGTCGCCTATGCAGATCCTCTTACTGAGGCTGCTGGGCGAACCGGGCATCTAATCCTTCAAATCTTACCAAGCGATGAGTCTGGGGTAACAGCCCCATCATCCACTTAACCAGTAAGACCTTGCCAGAATGCGGGAACTACTCAAATGGGAGTGGGTTCCGCGCGAAAGCTGTTGTTAAGCGCGTCCGGCGGTGAAGCGGACTACATTCGACAGGCTTGGCAGGATTTGGTTGGGACTACTAGACATTTTGTACCTCCTTTCTTTAGATCCGACATAACCCGGGCCGCGCTACCCAGCACCTTAGGGCTGCTTGGCGGGGGCTGTAGCACTCGCTACGGTAGGTAAAGTTAAAAGCCCCTCGGATGGTTCAAAATAAAAACACTATTATTTACAGCCCCGAGGCCGCTTTTTAGCCATCTACTTGACCATCAACCGCTTTAAAACACAAATATTTTTCTCAAACAGCACCGGGCATAATCTGGCCCTAAAGTTGCCCTTCGGCCAGTGTTGAAAAAACGGGGCTGCAGCACTTCTTCCCGACTTTTTCCTATCTTTTTCCCGGAAAAACTCCACTCACCACTTCTCTCACCATGAAAAAAATTCTGTTCCTCTGCCTGGGTATGTTCTTGGGTTTGCTAGGGGCCGCCTCCGCCCAGTCTCTCTCTCCCCTGGGGGTGTGGACCAACGCCGAGAAAAAGGCCACCTTCGAGATTTACAAGTGCGGCAACAAGCTGTGCGGCAAAATTGTAAGCCTGACGGTACCGAACGACCCCAAGACCGGCAAACCCAAAATGGATACCATGAACCCCGACCCCAAACTGCGCACCCGTCCGCGCCTGGGCCTGGTGTTTTTGCAGGACTTCGAGTACGATGACGACAACAAGTGGGATGATGGCAAAATCTATGATCCGGAGAGCGGCAAAACTTACTCCTGCTACATGAAAATGCTGAATGCCAATAGCATGGAAGTAAAAGGCTACATCGGTTTTTCGCTGATTGGCAAGTCGCAGACCTGGACGCGGGTTAAATAAATAATAGGTAGCAGCTGTTTTCCGCTGCCGCAGGGCGGCGCTTCCGGTCAGGAGGCGCCGCCCTGTTGTTTTTAGCTGGGTTAAGCCCCTTATATGGGCGGCCTGGCGTAAAGTGGCGCCCTGTTTGGTAGCTGCGGATTCGTGGCCCTCAAAACCATTTGCAGGGGGGCATGTTACTCTCCTACACCTTACCTACTACGTTGTTGAATCTGTTCAAACGGCTTTTTTCAGGCTCTGCTCCCGCTTCTGCCGACTGGCAGCCGCTGCAGCGCAGCGCGGCCGAGGAGCAGACCCGCCAGCAGTGGGTGGCCCAGCAGGTTTACCTGAACTGGATGGGCCCCTACTTCAAGGCGTATCATTACCAGAAAGCGGGGCTGCCCAACAGCCAGTTTCGGGTAGAGCTGGCCCGGGATGAGGCGCGGCCGGGCGCCGTGTTTCTCTACGACCCCAGCATTGGACCCGGCAACTTCCGCCACCTGTTTGATTTTATCCGGGACCGGATTCTGGCCCTGGGCTACCATCTGGGTGCCTCCAGCCAGCGTACCCTCCACCACGAGCAGTACACCGAAACGACCCAGAAGCACTTTCTGAAGCCCCGCCCCCAGGATTGCACGGCCACCGGGCGGTGCAACCAGCGCTACGGCAACATTACCGTTGACCTGGTGAGCATCAATGGGCAGCCGGGCTTTCTGCGCCTGCTGAGCAACCCCTTCGCCGATGCCATCTTCACCCCAGCTCATTCCTTTGATGAGCTGATGGAGGCCGTATTCAAAATGCCTGAGGCGCCGCCCGAGGTGCAGCAGCTTATCAGCAAATACGCCCGGCGGTAGCTCTTGCCGGTTGCTGGCACGAGCATCAACGCAAAACAGCCCTTCTGCCGGTGGCAGAAGGGCTGTTTTATTGAACACGTGGCCTCCTAGTCAGCCTCGCGGACAAAGCGGGCTTGTGAAATCAGGCCGTTGGCATCGGTCAGGCGCAGGTGGTAGAGGCCGGGAGCCAGAGGGCCAGTCTGCAGCAAGGGCGCCGCGGCGCTAATGGTCTGGCGCAGCACTACCCGGCCCGTAGCATCCGACACCTCGGCCTGGGCGCGGGGGCCCGCAAAATCCGCGAAGCGAAGCTGGCTGCGGCAGGGGTTGGGATATACCGTGAGGGTAGCAACCGACTGAGCGCGCTGGTTGGCGGTTATCAACCCATTGTCGCGGATGTTCATGCCCGCGCCGCTGAGAATCCACTTATTGGGGTTGGGCAGGATAGTGAATATTGGGCGAGACTCGGTGAAGCTCACCGACATCTGGGGCTTGTCCTGGCGCAGGCGCACGATGCGGCTGGTGTTGTCGGTGAAGGTGAGCAGGTACTCCATCTCCACGTCAAAGAAGGGCGTCACGGTTGGCATGGAAACGGTTTCGGTGGTAGCCAGATATACCGTAGAGCCTACCTGATTCCAGCGGATGGAAAAGATAGGGTAGCCCTCACCCCGAAACCACTGGTCAAAGAAATACTGCAGCGAGCGGCCGGCTTCGGCCTCGAAGATGCGCTGCAGGTCGCGGGTGCGGGCGGTGCGGCCGGCGTAGGTGGTCTGGTAAGTGCGCAGGGCCCGGAAAAACTTGGCGTCGTCGTTCAGCAGGTAGCGCAGCATATGAATGACTGCCGCACCTTTCTTGTAACTGAGGCGGGAGCTGAAGATGCGGCTGACGTTAGTGGTATCGGAAACAAAAACGCTGCCGCCCGGCTGGCTCATAGCCGAGTTGTGGGCCTGGTCGAGCCACTCTCGCCCGGCCTGCGGGGTAGAAAACCGGGTCAGGGACAGGTACTCCCCATAAGAAGCAAAGCCCTCATTCAGCCAGATATCTTCCCAGGCTCCGCAGGTTACATTGTCGCCAAACCACTGGTGAAACAGCTCGTGGGCCGTAAGCGTGAAGTTGAAGCCATCCTGAGTGGTCATGGTCTGGTGCTCCATACCGCCCCCGATGGGTGCCATGCTGTGGCCGTACTTTTCACCCGCGAAGGGGTAGAGCCCTACCAGCTCCGAGAAGTTTTCAATAAAGCCGGGGGTGCGGTCAATTTCGGCGCGGTAGAAGTTTAGGGCCTCCTGATTGTACACGTAGTTGACGATGGGAATGCGCGGTCCGCCGGCCGGGTTGGCGTAGTTCACATACTCAACGTAGGGTCCCACGGCCACCGAAATCAGGTAGTAGGCAATGGGGTAGCGCGACTTCCACTCGTAGCGCACCTGGTTGCCGGGCTGGGGCGTCACGGCCCGCAGCACCCCATTGGACCCCACGCGGTTGGTAGCGGCCGTGGTAATCCACACATCCACGGAGTCGGCCTTATCGGTGAGGACCTGCTTGCAGGGCCACCACTCGTAGGCGTTGTAGGGCTCCGACAAGCTCCAGGTAGTGCTGACGTTGAAGCCCGGCGCCACCCGGGTATTGAGGGCATTGCCAATGGCAGCCGCGTTGCTGTTGGGGGCCGTGCCGTGGTACACAATCTGGGCCGTGAACAACGCATTGGGCTTCACGGGCTGGCTCAGGCCCACGGTTACATCGCCCAGGCCCTGGCGGCGCGTGCCCTGCGCGCTGCTGCCATCCATATACACGGCGTCAATTATCAGGGAAGAGTACAGCTCGA is a genomic window containing:
- a CDS encoding IS3 family transposase translates to MSCWQFIDQERTSYAVELLCRMLQVSASRYYAWRKQQQPTPAQPTAANWEEALKEAFGQHKRCYGTRRLRVELQAQGHCVGRQRLRSAMRRHGLRALQPRAYTPRTTDSTHGLRCAPNRLLDQPKPTTPNRVWVSDITYLPLASGQWAYLCAFQDACTRQVVGWRVLDTMPEELVTSALRQALLARRPAPGLVVHSDRGGQYCANTYRALLDQYGCQRSQSRRAECLDNAQAESLWSRLKTEELGPREWPVFRDLADAQHSVATYFDYYNHERRHSALAYQTPQTFYLQQLKNTALFSTL
- a CDS encoding alpha/beta hydrolase-fold protein; this encodes MRNILPLIVSVVLLGASSAVAQKAPTEAPKGFDQPRMGIATGSIDSISYPSKTVGTVRKALVYTPPGYSKKKKYPVLYLLHGIGGDEKEWLKGGHPQVILDNLYAAGKLKPMLVVMPNGRAMKDDRPVGNIYGPEKVAAFANFEKDLLTDLIPFIEKRYPVLTNRENRAIAGLSMGGGQSLNFGLGNLDKFAWVGGFSSAPNTKLPEQLLPDPTKATKQLKLLWISCGDQDGLLPVSQRTHDYLYEHRVPHVYYLEAGGHDFKVWKNGLYMFSQQLFKPVDVAALPTFTVLGTPAATNVRNAKYPQILPDNRAVFRLKAPGVQRAQLDLGRKYDMVKDSAGTWTVTTDTLSRGLHYYSLVLDGLAVADPASETFYGMGRMASGIEVPGRGTSFYAQKDMPHGEVRLRRFYSTVTNSWRQMYVYTPAGYDTNTATKYPVLYLLHGGGEDETGWARQGKADIILDNLIAAQKTKPMLVVMLDGNMGGPGGPAGFGEGTLKRFEDELKKTVLPVVESNYRVAPGAQSRALAGLSMGGLQTLYAGMKNTDMFAHLGVFSSGFFANNPALSDPQYAFMKANTSTINTNLKQLWLSMGGPADIAYANNKVMRAKLDELGIKYVYSEYPGGHTWPVWRHDLYQFAQGLF
- a CDS encoding glycoside hydrolase family 43 protein, giving the protein MKNTWLGALLLTFGAYLPVQAQNPIIKGVFTADPAPLVYRDTLFLYTSHDTASVQETNYKMPDWRIYSTTDMVHWKDYGTRLSPRTFAWATGDAYAAQCVYRNGKFYWFVSTFHKKDDNSQGGAAIGVAVSDRPTGPFRDAIGKALIVNEMTKDKPHAWDDIDPTVFIYDDQQAYLYWGNGSCRWAKLKDNMTELAGPITVLTPKNYIEGPWVYKRKNLYYLVYASEGTKPEMIEYCTAPSATGPWTYRGILQENVPNSFTTHPGIIDYKGKSYFFYHNGTLPTGGSYRRSICVDYLNYNPDGTIQKIVQTVNGVAPVK
- a CDS encoding DUF2147 domain-containing protein translates to MKKILFLCLGMFLGLLGAASAQSLSPLGVWTNAEKKATFEIYKCGNKLCGKIVSLTVPNDPKTGKPKMDTMNPDPKLRTRPRLGLVFLQDFEYDDDNKWDDGKIYDPESGKTYSCYMKMLNANSMEVKGYIGFSLIGKSQTWTRVK
- a CDS encoding M1 family metallopeptidase, translated to MPALRFILMLAGLACSLMAAAQLPTYQPVPADLTGAAAAACAQAHEGAAQRSTSYASLSHRQKMARYDVKYYKLDLNLSNTSRNVGGIVTIKGQAGPQGLDSLAFELYSSLIIDAVYMDGSSAQGTRRQGLGDVTVGLSQPVKPNALFTAQIVYHGTAPNSNAAAIGNALNTRVAPGFNVSTTWSLSEPYNAYEWWPCKQVLTDKADSVDVWITTAATNRVGSNGVLRAVTPQPGNQVRYEWKSRYPIAYYLISVAVGPYVEYVNYANPAGGPRIPIVNYVYNQEALNFYRAEIDRTPGFIENFSELVGLYPFAGEKYGHSMAPIGGGMEHQTMTTQDGFNFTLTAHELFHQWFGDNVTCGAWEDIWLNEGFASYGEYLSLTRFSTPQAGREWLDQAHNSAMSQPGGSVFVSDTTNVSRIFSSRLSYKKGAAVIHMLRYLLNDDAKFFRALRTYQTTYAGRTARTRDLQRIFEAEAGRSLQYFFDQWFRGEGYPIFSIRWNQVGSTVYLATTETVSMPTVTPFFDVEMEYLLTFTDNTSRIVRLRQDKPQMSVSFTESRPIFTILPNPNKWILSGAGMNIRDNGLITANQRAQSVATLTVYPNPCRSQLRFADFAGPRAQAEVSDATGRVVLRQTISAAAPLLQTGPLAPGLYHLRLTDANGLISQARFVREAD